The region TCAAGCTACGGGTACGCGCCGCCGAAACACCGATAGGCCTGGTGGGCGAGCGGCTGAACATTCCCGCGCAAGAACTGCTGCAGCATGCCCAAGGCAGCTTGCTGGACTTTGCCCGCGGCTGCGATGTCTGCGTGGGGTATGACTCGCCGACCTCGGGCCTGCAGGATCTGATCCGCGAGGGCGTTCCCAGCTTGCAGATCGACCGCCGGCCACTGTCACGCCTGGAGTGGAGCATCATCGACGCGCGCATCGTGCCGCGTTATGCCATGAGCGAGGGCTTGGAGCGACTGGGCTTTATGCACAGCAACCCGGCTGAGTTCCAGGCCTTCGCCCAGCGGCAACACGAGGCCGGCTTGGCCAGCCAGCACGGCGCACAGCCCTTGCGACATTGGTTGCTGGCCAACTAGGCCAGCACTTAAACATCAAGGAATGTAGTACGGCGTGGCGGTGTAGACAAAGCCGGCGCCGACCGAGGCCAGCAACACCTTCTTGCCCGGCGCAAACCAGCCCGCGTCGAAAGCCTCGTCCATCACCGTGCCCAGCGAGGCCTCGGCCGTGTTGCCGATCTGCTGCACATTGTTGATGGTCTTGCTCATGGGCACGCGCAGGCGGGCCATGCAGTATTCGATCAGGCGCAGATTGGCTTGGTGAAAGAGGATCAGATCCAGATCGTTCACCGTCCAACCCAAATCATCCATGGCGCGACGGATGATTTTTGGCAGCTCCACCACCACCTCTTTCCAGACGCCCAGCCCCGTGTGCTCGTAGTACAGCGCCTTGCTGTCTTGCTCGAACAAGGCCGGGCTGTGGGGGAAGCTGGAGCCACCGCCGCGCAAACGCACCACCTCATAATTCTTGGTGTTGCTGGTGAAGTAACTGGGCATTAAGCCACCAGCCTCAGCCTCGGCTTCACTGCGCCTGAGCAGCACAACCGAAGCCGCATCGCCAAAAAAGTAGGCGCTGTTTTCGTCAAACGGATCCACAAAAGGCGACTGTTTGGCCAGTCCCACCACAGCGATCACGCGCAGCGATGGGTTGCCCTGCAGCAGGCAGCGGGCGTTCTCCATCGCCACTTGCATGCCGGCGCAATTGGCCATCAGATCAAAGGCGATGCCGGCTTTGAGCCCCAAGGTCTGCACCAGTTTGAGGGCTGTGCTGGGGTAGAGATAGTCGCCGGTGAAGGTGGCGACGATGACGCCGTCGATCTCGTCCTTGGCGATTCCGGACTTGGTGATGGCGGACTCCAGCGCCTTGTGCGCCATCGAAGAGGCTGATTCATCGCCGGCAAGATGGCGCTTCTCAATACCCGTCTTGTGGAGGATGTCCTCGGTCGACAGGCCCAAACGCTCGGCCACCGTGGCGGTGGTCTCAAAGCCCGGGGGGATGTACTTCCCGGTGCCAACAATCCTAACTGCCATGTCCCTGCCTTTGCAAAATATGCGCCCACTTCTTGTTGTGGGCGAGTTCTGCCTCGACCGTGCTGCGATCACCATGCCCAGGCAGGATGACAGTATCCGGGCGAAACTGGGGAATGGTGCTTTGCAGGAAGTGGAGAAACTCGGCCTTGTTTTCGCGGCTGTCAAACAAGGTGATCTTCAGTTTGTGATGCAGGGCCAGGTCGCCGGTGATGATGAAGTCACGGCTCAGGCTGTGAAGGATGCAACTGCCCTTGGTATGCGCGCCCACATGCTGGATGGCCAGCCCCCAATCCAGCAGCAGCGCAATCAGCACTTCGCTGAAGGCTGCCGCCTTGGCCGGGCGCATTTTGCGCTTGAGCAGCATCAGTGAGTAAGACTGGGCGCGCTTGGCTTCGTCCAGGTCCAACTCGTGCAAGTACAAGGTATCGACCAAGCCGCTATCAATCATGCCGGCCGCGGCGGAGATGTGGTCAAAGTGAGCATGGGTGCTCAACATGAACTGCAGCTTGAGCTTGTGCTCTTGCAGATAGGCCAGAATCTGCTCCGGCTGATCGGTGGGATCAACCAGAATGGCCTGATCCCCTTGCTGCAGGATGTAGCAGTTGGTCTTGAGTTCGTTGAGCAGCAGGCGGTGGATGCTCAGCGCGCCCGCTTGATAAATGATCACGACTCAGACTCCGCCGAAGTACAAGGTTTGGCCGCCGATGTCGCGCCCATTGGCCTCAAAGAACTCAATCGCATTGATGATTTCCATCAGCGGCGCGAACTGCTTGTGCGGAATCAGATCCAGCACCTTGTCGGTGTTCTCACCCACGATCTGATCCAACATGCCGCTGGGGAAGGCGGACAGGCCGATATTGTTGACGTGCACACCGAAGGGATGGCCTTCCTTGTTGAGCACGCGGGAAAACGCTTCCAGCCCGCTCTTGGTGGCCGCGTAGACGGAGTCGCCCACCACGCAGAGCTTGGGCGCCATGGACAGGATGTTGACGATCTGGCCGCGCTTGGCGCCGACCATTTTGCGAAACACCGTCTTGCTGGCCAGGATCGGCGCCTTCAGGTTCACATCAATCATGCCGGCGATGTCGCTGGCTTTCATGATGCCCAGAGGCAAGGAGGTCAGGATGGCAGCGTTATTGATCAGCACATCGATCTGCGGCATTGAGCGGCAGATCTGCTGAAAGGTCGACACGGTTGCCGCCTCGTCGGCCAAATCACAGGCATGAAAGTGCACCGAGGAGCTTGCTGCCGCCAAGGCATCAAAAGCCTCCGAGGACTTGCGGGCCACGGCGATGACGGTGTTCTCCGCCGCCCAATGCTGCGCTAGCGCCAACCCCAGGCCGCGCGTCGCGCCGGTGATCAGAATCGTTTTATGCCGCATTCGCTGAGTTCGACTTCGCGATGGCCAGGGCGGCCAGGGTGCTGGCATTCCTGAACGGTGTCTTGCCTTCGGTGATGATGGCGTCTTCGTCGATCACCTGCACTTCCTTGCCGGTGCGCTCAAAAATGAACTCTTCCACCTTGATGATTAGGCCCACCAGGGCCAGCGAGTCGATGATGCTACCGCTGCCAAAGAGCACGGTTTCGCGGTCCACGGGGCCGGCATCGATTTCGTTCTCTTCGCAAATTACCTTCAGCTCGGCCAGGATCACGTCGATCAGTTCGGCTTCATTCATGCTGTTCATCCTCTTTCTTTGATGTTCTTGATAGCGCAATAGTAGGGCTGGTCCTGCAGCTCGCTTAAGAAGCACGCATGCGCAGGCTTGATGTCCATGGCGAAAATATTCGCCCCGGCCAGATTCTGCTGGCGCACCAGGCCTTGGCTGACGAAAAGGTCCCAAACCGGGGCCCAGTCGTTGTCGTATTCATACGCATCCGTGATCTCACGGACGTACATGCGGAAGTTATCCGGCTGCGCCTGCCCCTGGGCGTCCAGAACTTGGCCCGGAAACTCCTTGTAGAAGCGATAGGGCACGGCTGCGACTTCTTCGGTGTGATGCAAAAAGGTGGCCCCGCCCACAAACTCGGTACCCAGCGCCAGATTGACCGCCTCCATCTCGACCAGTTGCTCAAAAGGCGAGCCCGGGCCAAAGGAGGACAGATGCTTGCAACAGGCAAAGGCCTGCGCCTGCGGCCCGCTGACGCTCAGGGAGTGAAAGGGATGCAGCGTGCGCAGCACGCCGGGCCGCTTGCGGAAGTACTCGGTCAATGCGCCAGTCTCGGCGGGCGTTGTACGGCTGTCCCAGACCCGGCTGGCGCCATAGGCAAATGTGAAGGCCGGCATCAGCAGCGTGGTCTGTTCGCCTAGCACCTCGTTCAGGACTCGCATCACGCCGGGCAAGCCACCTTCGATCAGCCCAAAGGTCAGCAGAGAGCTGTGCACGATGACGACATGGTTGCGCGGCAAGCCCAGGCGCGCAAGTCCAGCACCCAGATCATCCAACGAGGTGCGTTTCATGGACTGCGCACCTTCTTGAACCGGTCGTTGACGAAGTTTTCCCAGTTGAAGATGAACTGGCTGGGCACCTTGAACTTTTCCATGCGAGCCAGGCAGTGGCGCTTGATCAAGCGCTCGGCCTCGGCCTTTTCAAGCGTGCCGTTTTGCAGGATGTAGGCCACCACGATCTGGCCCAGCATGGGGTGCTTCTTGGCCTTGACGAAGACATCGTCGACAAAGGGCAACTCGTGGATGCAGTTCTCCACCTCGCTGGGGTAGACCTTGAGCCCACCCACATTGATGATGTCGGTCTGGCGACCCAGAATCATCAGGTACTCACCATCGGTCTCCACCAGATCATTGGTGCAGAACCACTCATGGCTGTTCTCCTCCAGCTTCAGACCCTGCTCGGTGAACAGCACCTTGCCCAGCAAATTGGACTGAGTCTTGATCCAGAGAATATGGTCCTCAACCTTGGACTGCACGCCGGCATCGATGAATTTGAACCACAGCGTGTCGTTGGAGCGCGACTTGATCTGCAGCACGCCGGTTTCCGACAAGCCATAGGTCTGCTTGAACACACAGCCCGGCAGCACCTCGTTCATCTTCTTGAGCACGGCCTCGCTCATCACCTCGGTGCCATAACTGACCACTTGCAGTGAAGACAAGTCGTAGCTGGCATAGGCACGCGACATCAGCAGTTGGGACAAAAAGCTGGGCGTGGTTGGCAGCAACTGGCAGCGGTACTTTTGCACCGCCTGGCAGACGATGTCCACCTGACGCTCCGCCACATTGACCGCCGTGCCGCCACGGAAGAGCAGGAACAACACCGTGTTGATGCCGCCCATATGGTCGAAGAGCAGGAAGCAGATGGAGCTGAGCGGCTCCTTCTTGTCCAGATAGCGATAGCACAGCGAATCGATGTTGTGCACGATAGCCTTGGGCACGCCGGTGCTGCCCGAGGTGAAGACAATCAGGCCGCCGGTGTCGCCAGGCAGGATGCTGCGCCAGTCCGAGCTAGCCTGAGCGCCCTTCGTTTCTTGGGCGGCAGCCGGCTGTATCGCCGCCTCGGCCGGCGCATAGGTGTCGATCAGAAAATCAACACCCAACTGCTCCACATACTTGCCCAGCTTGGCATGCGCCTCGCGCGTCAGCGGCACGACCGTGGCCTTGCGGAAAAACAAGGCCAGCATGCAGGCCAGCGCGGCAAAAGAGAACTCACCAATCAAGGCCACCACATGGCCAGGGCCGATGTTCGCTGCGGCCAAACGCGCTTCTTCAGCGCGCACCGCATCGGCCAGCATGCGATAGCTGTACTCCCGCCCGTCCGAGACGATGGCTATGCGCTCGGCGTTTTCTTCCATCCGCTCGCGCAGGACTTCAAACACGGGCGGCTCCTAGGGGCGCGGCTGGGGTCTTCTTGCACAGCGCCGCGTAATTCACCTCGACCTTGAGTTCCTTCCACTGCTCACGCGGGAACTTGTCTTCCACCGGCAGGATCTTCTCTGCCACGATGGTCAGGCCAGCCTCGGCGATCTGGGCCTGCATGGCCTCGACCGAGTCGTACAAAAAGATGTGATCCACAGAGGGCGCGTTGGCGCAGGTGGTCAGGAAGACATGGCCTTCATCGCCGATCAAGCCGGCAATCGTGCGCATCATGGCCAGCGGGTCTTCCAGATGCTCCAGCACCTCATTGATCACGACCAAATCGTAGGCATTGGCGCCACTGAATTCGCAGACATCTTTCTGGTGAAAGCTAACGGCATGCCCCGGCGCAAACTGCTGCACCACTTTTTGGCTCAGGGCCAGTGAAATCGCGCTGATGTCCACCACATCGAAGTGGGCCGACTTAAAGCAGCGCAGAGACTCGACCAGATGCAGGCCATGGCCGGGTCCGATCTCCAGATAGCTGTTCACCGGTTTGCTGGCTTCCAGGCGGGCGATGGTGTCGATGAAGAAATCAAACAAGCCGTAATGATTGCGCCACAGGAATTGCGAGATAGCCAGGCCGTAGACCATGGCCTCCATCTCCGATTCCGAGTGATAGACGCGCTGAGCCACCTCGGCAAACGAGGTCGAGCTGTAGCGTCCGGTCTTGCGGAACTTGATCTGCTCCAGCAGCATGTCTTTGCAGAGCTTGGTGTAGCAGTCCGCCACCTTCTCGACAGGAATCGCGTGCGCTTGCAGCAGGCGGCCGAAGTTCTCCGAGAAGCTGGCCACGCGCGCATGGAAAAGCGGATCGGCATTGGCCATCACGCCGGCAATCATCTTCTTCTGCAACGGGTTTTTCTGACCGATGGCCTGAATGATCTGATGAAAGACCGACTCCGTTTGCGTGTCGGCTGGTGCTGCGCTGAGGGCGATGCTCATGGGTCGGGCTCTCCGGTTCAGAGGTCAGGCTGGGCTGGGCTGGAAGCTCAAGCCGGCAGCTTCTCGCGCAGATAGGAGCGGATCAACTCAAAGCTGATCAATTCCACGGCCTCATCGTCTTTGAACTCGATGCCGAACTCTTCTTCCAAAGCCACCACCAAATGCATGTGATTGACCGAGTCCCAGCCCTCCACGTTGTCAACGCTGGAGGCCGCGGTGATCAGGCTCTTGTCGATGTCGAAGACACTGGCCAGCAAATCGGTCAGCTTCTCGTCCAATCCCTTGTTTGTGCTCATCTTGTTTACTTTGCTATGAGTTGAATATGGCGAGGCTGCGCGTAGCTGAGCGCATCGAGCCGGGCATGGCAGCGCTGGCGGCCATCGGCCTCCTGCTCAACCTGGAAACCCAGCTCGGCCCAGAAGGTCGCGGCCAATTGGTTTTTGCTACTCGGGACGAATTCAGCGCGGACATTGTCCACGCCGAAAACTTCCCTCGCCTGCTCAGCGCAGGCATGGAAAAAGAACTGCTCAAGCTCGCGCTTGATCACCCGGCAGCTCATCAAAAAGGTGTCCACAAAAGCGCCACCCTCGCCGTCCAAATGCAGGATGCAGACGTGGGTGATGCCCAGTTCGCCGAACTTATCGCGCACCTGCATATGGAAGACCAGATGCTGGTCCGAGGCAACGAAGGCCTCGATCTCCTGCACGGTGTAACGCACGGTGCGCAGATTGAATTGATTGGTCTTTTGCGTCAGCTGGGCGATGCGCGCGATGTGCTCGGCTTGGCCGGGGCGGTTCAGCACCAGCTCGACACGCGTATCCAGTGATTGCAAAAAGGCGGCGATGTCTTGAAAGCCCGCGGCACTCTCGGCCCGGTTGTCATTGTCTCGGTACTGCTGCAGCTTGGCGCCGTCTTCGGTCGTGCGGTGGGGGATGAAAAACAAGTCCTCGGCCTGCCAGATGCGCTCGAACTGGCTGGGGTCTGCGGGCGCTTGAATCACATCCAGCTCGGGCAGGCTTTGCTCCACCAGGGCACATTCCACCGAGCTGTCATCGATGAATACGAAGTTGTTCAAGCCAAGCTGCAAGGTCTTGGCGATGTCGGCAATGTTCTCCGCCTTGTTCTTCCAGTTGGCGCGGATGCAGACAAAGTGTTCCTTCTTCAGCAGGCTGTGCGGATGACGCTCGAACACCTCCAGGGCATCCGCTTCATTGTTCTTGCTGCAAATGGCCAAGAGTACGCCGCGGGCGTGCAAGCCGAGCAAATAGGCCTGGAACTGGTGATAGGCCACGCCGGGGAATTTGCTGGCGTCGAGCGCGATGCCGTCCAGGCCGTCCTCGCCGATCACCCCGCCCCAGAGCGTGTTGTCGCAATCGAGGATCACGCACTTCTTCGCCCGGCCGTAATGCGCGGCGACGATGGTCGCCATCTCACGCGCCAACCAGGACCACATCGGCGATTTGTAAGGCGCTTTGCTGGAATGCCAGAGCTTGCTGTCATGCACCTCGCTCGCACCAAGCAGGCCCACCAGGCGATTGACATCGACCAGAAAGAACTGGCTCGCATGCTCACGCACATAGGCCGCCAGCGCTGTGTTGAGGGCGCGCACCTTGGCCTCCAGGCTCGGCGCACCGCGCGAGTCAGGCAGCAAAGGCAGGGCAAAGTCGGTCACGATCACCGGCGCCTTGATGCGGGCACGGGCCAAGTCCAGCAACTGAATCAGCGCCTCGGCCTCACGCGCCTCGTCCCAGGTATTGGCCAGAAAGTCCTTGATCAGGATGCGCAGATCCAGGCTGAGCACAACGAAGTCGGGCTTGCTGCGGTGCAGGGACGAATCCTCGTCCAGCAAAGTCTGCGCCACCACATTGAAGTCGCTGAATGTGATCTCAGGACGCAGCTTTTGCTTGAGCAAGTGGTACGACAGGAAAAGCTCAATCCCGTTCAGCGTGTAGTTGGACAGGCAATACACCCGCGGCGCGGGCGCGGCCCAGTCTTCACGCCGCCATTGGTTGACGGCCTTTTGCACCGCCACACGCTTTTGCTCCTCGGGCGGGAAGGCATCAAATGCGGCGAGCCTCATCAGCAAACGCCCCCGTTCACATGCAGCACCTGCCCGGTCATATGCGCGGCGCCCGGGCCGGCGAGAAAGGCCACCGTGCTGGCGATGTCCGCGGGGCGTGCAAGACGACCCAGCGGCGTCTTCATCTTCAGCAGCATGCGCTGGCGCTCGGGCATGTCTTGGGTCATCTCGGTCTCGGTCATGCCCGGTGCGACGGTATTGATCCGTACGCCCCGGCTGCCCAGGGGCCCAGCCAGATTTTTGGTGAGCAGATGGACGCAGCCCTTGCCCAGGTTGTAGCCCAACCATTTGGCCGGCGGTTCGTATTCGGCTACGACGCTGCCAATATTGACGATGGCGCCGCCCCCATGGGCTTCAAACAAGGGCAAGGCCGCCTTGATGGTGCAGAACATGGCACGGGTATGCGGCAGGAACTGGGCCTCGAAGGCCGCCAGATCCAACTCGAAAATATCGCGCTCCTCGATCGCGGGCGAGGCATTGTTGACCAGCAGATCCAGGCCTTGATGGCGCAGCTTGATCTCCGAGAACATGCGCTCCACCGCCACCGGGTCAAACACATCGCCGCGCAGCAGTTCGCCGCCGCCGCCAAGCACCTTGACCTGTTCCAGCAAGGCCTCAGCCTTGGCCTGTGAACGCTGGTAATTGATGTAGACGAAATAGCCTTGACGGCCCAATTCCAGCGCGATCTCGGCGCCGATGCCGCGTGAAGCGCCCGTGACAAGCGCGATCTTTTGAGCAGGCTTGGCGGCCACGGCAGGCTCCGCCGCTTGGCGCTCCTCCGGCCACTTGACCACCGACTCACCGCGTATCACGCTGCGATTGAGGTGGTTTCTGATGTCGATGGCAATCGTCAACAAGCGATTGCCCAGATGAATCTTTTTGATTTCGGCGGCAATCTCGATGCGGTCTCCCACCCGCACCGGGGCCAGGAATTCCAGCTTTTGCGAGACCCACAAAGCGCCAACACCCGGCAGATGCTTACCGATCACGGTGGAGATGAAGGAGGCCGTCAACATGCCATGCGCCACCGGTGAACCCACCTGAGTCTGCGCGGCAAACTCGGCATCCACATGCATGGGGTTGTCGTCCCCGGTCAGGTCGACAAAGCGATCGACATCGCGTTGCGAGATCTCGTGCGAGAACACAACCGACTGCCCGACTTGAAAACTTTGGATATCCGCTAATGCCATGAATCGCCTTCGATAGTGGGGTCAAGCCAACTCGCTTTGCCTACAGCGATAGCGCTGTTGCGCAACTGCCTAGCTAGAAGCGCGAGCTCACAGCCGCCAAACAACCCGCGGCCATGATACTGGCGCTTGCCCCGCGCTCTTGCGTCTCTGAGCGCATGAAAGCCCCGGCTATTTATTCGATGGCCGGCGCCTTGAAATACCGCTTGCTCAGCGCAGAACCGCCAGTACACCGGGGCCTAGGGACCACATATTCAGCACACCTTGCTGCACCTCAGAAAGTGCAGAGATATGGGCCACGCGCAGCGAGTAATAGTCCGACTCGGCCCCCATCACATCGAAGAGCGAGCGCCGCCCCATCTGCTGCCACTGCACCATGGTTGCGCTGCGCAGTCGCTCGCTGGCACGCAGAATTTCAACGATGCGGCGGGCACGCTCCAGCGCCGCCCCCGCATTGAGGTGCAACTCCTGCAACTGGAAATTGCGCACGGTCATGGCATCTTGCAACTGCAGTTTGCTGGCGTCGGCGCGGCGCTGGGCCGCCAGCTTGGAAGCGTCAAGGCCTGGCGCATAGATCGGCATGGTCACAGTCACGCCGGCGCTCCACTCGCCCGCCCGCGTCCCGGTCGAAGTACCGGTGCCGTTCGCCGCCATGCCCAGGCTGACCTGCGGCTTGCTTTGCGCCGCCACGACCGAGGCATAACGTTCCTGTGCACGCGAAGAAGCCTCCAATTGCTTCACATCGGAGGACTGAAGCGCAGCCTCTTGCAAGCCTGGCAAGTCAGGCAATTGATTCAGCAATGAGGCATAGCTGGCACTGGCCGGCAGGGCATCGCCCACCAAGCGCTTGAGCCGAACCTCCACCACGCGCAAATCAGAGCGAGTCTGTTCCATCGACAGCTCGGCCGTCATCTGGCTCTTTTGGGCCTGAGTCAGCTCGCTGGCGCGGCCCTTATCGGCCTTGACCACGGACTCCAGCGCATCGACCAGACAGGCCATGCGCTTGGTGTACTGACGGTAAACCTGGGCTTGCAGCAACAAACGGCCACGATCCAGGGAGTAACTCACCACCTGCGCGGCTAGCTGTTGCTCGCTGCTGATCAGGCCTTGCCGGGCCGCTTCGGCCAGCTGCAAGCGCCAGGCAGCGGTCTGAGCAATGCGGCCAGCATCCCAGAGCGGCATGCTCAGATTCAAACCCGCTTGGGCCTGCCCCTGGTTCTGGCGCACACCCCCAACCTGTTGGCCAGCACCGCTGGTCGAAGCCTGGGCCTGCACCACGGGCAGGCGAGCCGCTGCCGCCTCTTCCCAATCATTTCTTGCGGCTTGGGCCAGCAAATTGGCGGCACCGAGTTGCTGGCTGCGAGCCAAGGCCAGATCGATCATCTCCAACAGCTGACCACGGGGGTCGGCACTGCCGAAACCAGGCAGCGCATCTTTGCCTTCAATCGCTGTGCGCTCCTCTTCGTTACAGCGCAGCTGCGCTTGCACCGACAAGGTCGACAAAGCCAACGTACTGCCGATGAGCAGGCCCAGGACAGGACGAGGCAAGACGTTGAAAAAAAGGCTGTTCATGGTCGGCAATCAGGCTCGGAAAGACACCTATTCACTAGACCACACAAGCCCCGGAGGTGAAGGCCGGAGTTGCCACCCGGCGACCCCGCAATTTGAAGGCCAGGCCCGCTGGCGCCTCACACAGTCAATGCATCGCTAGGCGCGAGCAGCGCATTTTTAGCGCTCTTTCAAGGCCTCATTGCTCTTGAGCAATGGCCTGAGGATGAAGCTCAGCACCGTGCGTTCACCGGTCTTGACTTCCACATTGGCGGCCATGCCAGGCAGCACCGGCAAAGGCTCGCCAGCTCGGCGCAAGGTGTTCTTGTCAGTGCGGATCAGCACGCGGTAGTAGCGCGCGTCACCGGTCGCCGAGGTCTTCTCGTTATCACCCAAAGTATCCGCGCTGATCAGCTCCACATGGCCTTCCAGGCCACCGTGGATATTGAAGTCATAGCCCGCCAGCTTGACGACGGCGCGCTGGCCGACGCCGATAAAGCCCACTTCGGACGGAGGCAAGCGCGCTTCCACCAAGACATTGGGGCCAATCGGCACGATCTCCATCACCGGTGAGCCACCGGCCACCACGCCGCCCACAGTGTTGTTGCGGATGTTCTTGACCAGCCCATGCACCGGCGAGCGCAAGACCGTGCGGGCCATTGCATCCTTGCGCACCACCTGTT is a window of Paucibacter sp. KCTC 42545 DNA encoding:
- a CDS encoding 3-oxoacyl-ACP synthase III family protein, encoding MAVRIVGTGKYIPPGFETTATVAERLGLSTEDILHKTGIEKRHLAGDESASSMAHKALESAITKSGIAKDEIDGVIVATFTGDYLYPSTALKLVQTLGLKAGIAFDLMANCAGMQVAMENARCLLQGNPSLRVIAVVGLAKQSPFVDPFDENSAYFFGDAASVVLLRRSEAEAEAGGLMPSYFTSNTKNYEVVRLRGGGSSFPHSPALFEQDSKALYYEHTGLGVWKEVVVELPKIIRRAMDDLGWTVNDLDLILFHQANLRLIEYCMARLRVPMSKTINNVQQIGNTAEASLGTVMDEAFDAGWFAPGKKVLLASVGAGFVYTATPYYIP
- a CDS encoding MBL fold metallo-hydrolase, which produces MIIYQAGALSIHRLLLNELKTNCYILQQGDQAILVDPTDQPEQILAYLQEHKLKLQFMLSTHAHFDHISAAAGMIDSGLVDTLYLHELDLDEAKRAQSYSLMLLKRKMRPAKAAAFSEVLIALLLDWGLAIQHVGAHTKGSCILHSLSRDFIITGDLALHHKLKITLFDSRENKAEFLHFLQSTIPQFRPDTVILPGHGDRSTVEAELAHNKKWAHILQRQGHGS
- a CDS encoding SDR family NAD(P)-dependent oxidoreductase — its product is MRHKTILITGATRGLGLALAQHWAAENTVIAVARKSSEAFDALAAASSSVHFHACDLADEAATVSTFQQICRSMPQIDVLINNAAILTSLPLGIMKASDIAGMIDVNLKAPILASKTVFRKMVGAKRGQIVNILSMAPKLCVVGDSVYAATKSGLEAFSRVLNKEGHPFGVHVNNIGLSAFPSGMLDQIVGENTDKVLDLIPHKQFAPLMEIINAIEFFEANGRDIGGQTLYFGGV
- a CDS encoding AAC(3) family N-acetyltransferase encodes the protein MKRTSLDDLGAGLARLGLPRNHVVIVHSSLLTFGLIEGGLPGVMRVLNEVLGEQTTLLMPAFTFAYGASRVWDSRTTPAETGALTEYFRKRPGVLRTLHPFHSLSVSGPQAQAFACCKHLSSFGPGSPFEQLVEMEAVNLALGTEFVGGATFLHHTEEVAAVPYRFYKEFPGQVLDAQGQAQPDNFRMYVREITDAYEYDNDWAPVWDLFVSQGLVRQQNLAGANIFAMDIKPAHACFLSELQDQPYYCAIKNIKERG
- a CDS encoding class I adenylate-forming enzyme family protein, with product MFEVLRERMEENAERIAIVSDGREYSYRMLADAVRAEEARLAAANIGPGHVVALIGEFSFAALACMLALFFRKATVVPLTREAHAKLGKYVEQLGVDFLIDTYAPAEAAIQPAAAQETKGAQASSDWRSILPGDTGGLIVFTSGSTGVPKAIVHNIDSLCYRYLDKKEPLSSICFLLFDHMGGINTVLFLLFRGGTAVNVAERQVDIVCQAVQKYRCQLLPTTPSFLSQLLMSRAYASYDLSSLQVVSYGTEVMSEAVLKKMNEVLPGCVFKQTYGLSETGVLQIKSRSNDTLWFKFIDAGVQSKVEDHILWIKTQSNLLGKVLFTEQGLKLEENSHEWFCTNDLVETDGEYLMILGRQTDIINVGGLKVYPSEVENCIHELPFVDDVFVKAKKHPMLGQIVVAYILQNGTLEKAEAERLIKRHCLARMEKFKVPSQFIFNWENFVNDRFKKVRSP
- a CDS encoding class I SAM-dependent methyltransferase, translating into MSIALSAAPADTQTESVFHQIIQAIGQKNPLQKKMIAGVMANADPLFHARVASFSENFGRLLQAHAIPVEKVADCYTKLCKDMLLEQIKFRKTGRYSSTSFAEVAQRVYHSESEMEAMVYGLAISQFLWRNHYGLFDFFIDTIARLEASKPVNSYLEIGPGHGLHLVESLRCFKSAHFDVVDISAISLALSQKVVQQFAPGHAVSFHQKDVCEFSGANAYDLVVINEVLEHLEDPLAMMRTIAGLIGDEGHVFLTTCANAPSVDHIFLYDSVEAMQAQIAEAGLTIVAEKILPVEDKFPREQWKELKVEVNYAALCKKTPAAPLGAARV
- a CDS encoding acyl carrier protein; the protein is MSTNKGLDEKLTDLLASVFDIDKSLITAASSVDNVEGWDSVNHMHLVVALEEEFGIEFKDDEAVELISFELIRSYLREKLPA
- a CDS encoding HAD-IIIC family phosphatase, with the translated sequence MRLAAFDAFPPEEQKRVAVQKAVNQWRREDWAAPAPRVYCLSNYTLNGIELFLSYHLLKQKLRPEITFSDFNVVAQTLLDEDSSLHRSKPDFVVLSLDLRILIKDFLANTWDEAREAEALIQLLDLARARIKAPVIVTDFALPLLPDSRGAPSLEAKVRALNTALAAYVREHASQFFLVDVNRLVGLLGASEVHDSKLWHSSKAPYKSPMWSWLAREMATIVAAHYGRAKKCVILDCDNTLWGGVIGEDGLDGIALDASKFPGVAYHQFQAYLLGLHARGVLLAICSKNNEADALEVFERHPHSLLKKEHFVCIRANWKNKAENIADIAKTLQLGLNNFVFIDDSSVECALVEQSLPELDVIQAPADPSQFERIWQAEDLFFIPHRTTEDGAKLQQYRDNDNRAESAAGFQDIAAFLQSLDTRVELVLNRPGQAEHIARIAQLTQKTNQFNLRTVRYTVQEIEAFVASDQHLVFHMQVRDKFGELGITHVCILHLDGEGGAFVDTFLMSCRVIKRELEQFFFHACAEQAREVFGVDNVRAEFVPSSKNQLAATFWAELGFQVEQEADGRQRCHARLDALSYAQPRHIQLIAK
- a CDS encoding SDR family oxidoreductase; this translates as MALADIQSFQVGQSVVFSHEISQRDVDRFVDLTGDDNPMHVDAEFAAQTQVGSPVAHGMLTASFISTVIGKHLPGVGALWVSQKLEFLAPVRVGDRIEIAAEIKKIHLGNRLLTIAIDIRNHLNRSVIRGESVVKWPEERQAAEPAVAAKPAQKIALVTGASRGIGAEIALELGRQGYFVYINYQRSQAKAEALLEQVKVLGGGGELLRGDVFDPVAVERMFSEIKLRHQGLDLLVNNASPAIEERDIFELDLAAFEAQFLPHTRAMFCTIKAALPLFEAHGGGAIVNIGSVVAEYEPPAKWLGYNLGKGCVHLLTKNLAGPLGSRGVRINTVAPGMTETEMTQDMPERQRMLLKMKTPLGRLARPADIASTVAFLAGPGAAHMTGQVLHVNGGVC
- a CDS encoding TolC family protein, whose product is MNSLFFNVLPRPVLGLLIGSTLALSTLSVQAQLRCNEEERTAIEGKDALPGFGSADPRGQLLEMIDLALARSQQLGAANLLAQAARNDWEEAAAARLPVVQAQASTSGAGQQVGGVRQNQGQAQAGLNLSMPLWDAGRIAQTAAWRLQLAEAARQGLISSEQQLAAQVVSYSLDRGRLLLQAQVYRQYTKRMACLVDALESVVKADKGRASELTQAQKSQMTAELSMEQTRSDLRVVEVRLKRLVGDALPASASYASLLNQLPDLPGLQEAALQSSDVKQLEASSRAQERYASVVAAQSKPQVSLGMAANGTGTSTGTRAGEWSAGVTVTMPIYAPGLDASKLAAQRRADASKLQLQDAMTVRNFQLQELHLNAGAALERARRIVEILRASERLRSATMVQWQQMGRRSLFDVMGAESDYYSLRVAHISALSEVQQGVLNMWSLGPGVLAVLR